Proteins from a single region of Polyangiaceae bacterium:
- a CDS encoding sugar-binding protein, producing MSARSARGALALCATLAVAGCSILRGLDDYNSGSPVGDASTGGSGGVDASTGGSAGSSGSSSGGSGASGGSAGSGGESGADAGGGCDEADLPQADYVVHSVPVDSLAINGACNDAAWQAAPPIPFDVASPTSNTAVCKLLWSTGSVSHLYGCCEVQDTKLESEFTAPDSDVFEDDSVEVLIKGDTNRSEFGPTASKVIINLRKAVYDVDYVPGLWDLSYSAAAVTGVVLHGTLDDATPDTGYSIEWRMNLEFAPKPTEPGLLGFALNDRDDGIRVHWNAFGKSVNVPADWGTVAFCPAP from the coding sequence ATGTCGGCCCGGTCTGCTCGCGGCGCGCTAGCGCTCTGCGCCACCTTGGCGGTCGCGGGGTGCTCGATCCTCCGCGGACTCGACGACTACAACAGCGGTAGCCCGGTGGGCGACGCGTCCACTGGGGGCAGCGGCGGAGTCGATGCATCCACCGGCGGCAGTGCCGGCAGCAGCGGAAGTTCCAGCGGTGGCAGCGGTGCCAGCGGTGGCAGTGCCGGTAGCGGCGGGGAGTCTGGCGCGGACGCGGGCGGCGGTTGTGACGAAGCGGATCTGCCGCAAGCCGATTACGTCGTCCATTCGGTCCCGGTGGACTCACTGGCCATCAACGGAGCCTGCAACGACGCTGCATGGCAGGCCGCACCGCCAATTCCCTTCGACGTCGCGAGCCCAACGAGCAACACGGCTGTGTGCAAGCTGCTGTGGTCGACCGGTTCGGTCAGCCACCTATACGGCTGCTGCGAGGTCCAAGACACCAAGCTCGAGAGCGAATTCACGGCACCCGACTCCGACGTATTCGAGGACGACTCCGTCGAGGTGCTGATCAAAGGAGACACGAACCGTAGCGAGTTCGGGCCGACGGCGAGCAAAGTGATCATCAATCTGCGCAAGGCGGTCTACGACGTCGACTACGTGCCTGGCCTTTGGGACCTGTCCTACTCCGCGGCCGCCGTGACTGGCGTCGTCCTCCACGGAACCCTCGACGACGCGACGCCGGACACCGGCTATTCCATCGAGTGGCGAATGAACCTGGAGTTCGCTCCGAAGCCAACCGAACCGGGTCTGTTAGGGTTCGCGCTCAACGACCGAGACGACGGGATTCGAGTTCACTGGAATGCCTTCGGCAAGTCGGTGAACGTGCCTGCGGATTGGGGCACGGTGGCCTTCTGCCCCGCACCGTGA